The Gilliamella apicola genome window below encodes:
- a CDS encoding tyrosine-protein phosphatase, translating to MEKQNKEVVTAVRNNQGQIVITFDPFDQQSVDLYWTQEANAHTQNKTLIGKDVQSPVIFDDPLQAKKRIYFILHKEGKPPLIFGERTLPIPGLNNFRDFGGYVGANGKRVKWGQLYRSNHLHGLKPDAQQYITSLNIKTIIDYRSANEIKTNPNSSIGENQTFHLDASAQTAELAAQFAADPSNEDQALIESVLRDIPRELVNGEGIQVLEQYRNFVLSEKSKNAYRQMLKVVLDGNNSPSLQHCRGGKDRTGYGVLLIQIMLGVSESDIIYDYMLTHENRLERNKIKMAAYRKITDDEDVLGYLLSLIDTRVSFMIEILDTMKKVAGSPANYIKQELGFTDQDFKTMQNLYLE from the coding sequence ATGGAAAAACAAAATAAAGAAGTTGTAACAGCGGTACGTAATAATCAAGGACAAATTGTCATAACATTTGATCCATTCGATCAACAATCTGTTGATCTTTATTGGACTCAAGAGGCTAATGCCCATACCCAAAATAAAACATTGATCGGCAAAGATGTACAAAGTCCGGTGATTTTTGATGATCCGTTACAAGCGAAAAAACGTATTTATTTCATTTTACACAAGGAAGGAAAACCACCATTAATATTTGGTGAAAGAACACTTCCAATACCAGGTTTGAATAATTTCCGTGATTTTGGTGGTTATGTTGGTGCTAACGGTAAACGTGTCAAATGGGGACAATTATACCGTTCCAATCACCTACATGGTTTAAAACCAGACGCACAACAATACATTACTTCATTGAATATTAAAACAATTATTGATTATCGTAGTGCTAACGAAATTAAAACCAATCCTAATTCATCAATTGGGGAAAATCAGACTTTTCATTTAGATGCATCAGCTCAAACCGCTGAACTTGCAGCTCAATTTGCAGCAGATCCAAGTAATGAAGATCAAGCATTAATTGAAAGTGTATTAAGAGATATTCCTCGGGAATTAGTTAATGGCGAAGGAATACAAGTCCTTGAACAATATCGTAACTTTGTTTTGAGTGAAAAATCTAAGAATGCTTATCGGCAAATGTTAAAAGTCGTTTTAGATGGCAATAATAGCCCAAGTCTTCAACATTGTCGTGGTGGTAAAGATAGAACGGGATATGGTGTATTATTGATCCAAATTATGTTAGGTGTATCTGAATCCGATATTATTTATGATTATATGCTGACTCATGAAAATCGTTTAGAGCGAAATAAAATCAAAATGGCAGCCTATCGTAAGATTACCGATGATGAAGATGTACTCGGTTATTTATTGAGTTTGATCGATACCCGAGTCAGTTTTATGATTGAAATTCTAGATACTATGAAAAAAGTTGCTGGCTCACCAGCGAATTATATTAAGCAAGAGTTAGGTTTTACCGATCAAGACTTTAAAACCATGCAAAATCTTTATTTAGAATAA
- the plsY gene encoding glycerol-3-phosphate 1-O-acyltransferase PlsY, with protein sequence MTLLVLLMIIIAYFTGSLSGALIISRIMHLPNPSKYGSHNPGATNMLRINGKLPAIMVLVFDMLKGAIPVYIAYQMGISPFFLGIVGIAACLGHIFPCFFDFHGGKGVATALGMMIPIGLDFTGCFILTWLLTVLVTGYSSVASIVAFLFTPLFVWLFKPELTLPVTMLSCVILIRHSSNVIRLFRGQEPKSLHFKRKNK encoded by the coding sequence TTGACATTACTAGTTTTATTGATGATCATCATTGCCTATTTCACTGGTTCACTTTCAGGCGCTCTAATTATCAGTCGAATAATGCATTTGCCCAATCCATCGAAGTATGGTTCACATAATCCTGGGGCAACTAATATGTTACGAATTAATGGTAAGCTTCCAGCTATTATGGTGCTAGTGTTTGATATGTTAAAAGGCGCAATACCTGTTTATATCGCTTATCAAATGGGTATTTCACCTTTTTTCCTTGGCATTGTTGGAATTGCAGCATGCCTTGGGCATATTTTCCCTTGTTTTTTTGATTTTCATGGTGGTAAGGGGGTCGCAACAGCATTGGGCATGATGATACCAATAGGTTTGGATTTCACAGGCTGCTTTATTTTAACATGGTTATTGACAGTGTTAGTAACGGGGTATTCATCGGTTGCATCAATTGTTGCTTTTCTTTTTACGCCATTGTTTGTTTGGCTGTTTAAACCAGAATTGACTTTGCCTGTTACAATGCTCTCTTGTGTTATTTTAATTCGTCATAGTAGCAATGTTATACGACTTTTTAGAGGGCAGGAACCGAAAAGTTTGCATTTCAAAAGAAAAAATAAATAG
- a CDS encoding YiiX/YebB-like N1pC/P60 family cysteine hydrolase, producing MKAYRFIPIIFVLLVNLVWADEREQFTHQHDNLSYSIKVGDWIFRKGVQVDSLIAHQFSGGEFSHIGMVLSINPDIKIIHATTSDDDNYPNQVIISSFDEFITPELAEKYAIARPNFLSEIQNQQIVNELLTKQGQAFVLASREEPHLYCTTLLYDAIIKYQPDFTVQWQRTHFPFFTGDYLFPSAFANHPDITWIYHYPTLN from the coding sequence ATGAAAGCTTATCGTTTTATTCCTATTATTTTTGTTCTGTTAGTCAATTTAGTTTGGGCTGATGAAAGGGAGCAATTTACGCATCAACACGATAATTTATCTTATAGCATCAAAGTCGGAGATTGGATTTTTAGAAAAGGAGTACAAGTAGATAGCCTAATTGCTCATCAATTTAGTGGAGGTGAATTTTCCCATATTGGGATGGTGTTATCAATCAACCCAGATATCAAAATTATTCATGCCACTACTAGCGATGATGACAATTACCCTAATCAAGTCATTATTTCAAGTTTTGATGAATTCATCACACCAGAACTCGCTGAAAAATATGCGATAGCAAGACCCAATTTTTTATCTGAAATTCAAAACCAGCAAATCGTTAATGAGCTTTTAACTAAACAAGGACAAGCTTTTGTTTTAGCTTCTCGTGAGGAACCTCATTTATATTGTACTACATTGCTTTATGACGCGATTATAAAGTACCAGCCAGACTTTACAGTTCAATGGCAGCGTACCCATTTCCCTTTCTTTACTGGTGACTATCTATTCCCGAGTGCTTTTGCCAATCATCCTGATATTACTTGGATCTATCATTATCCAACATTAAATTGA
- a CDS encoding PTS system mannose/fructose/sorbose family transporter subunit IID gives MNNEKKITKKDLNSVFWRIQTIPFSFNYEKLQTIGFAHCMIPILDRLYKDADKETRIRAMKRHFEFFNTQVNAGALVLGVTAAMEEKTTEEEKDAVISLKAGLMGPFAGLGDSLLKFTWMPICGSIGAAFALQGNVIGPILMFFIYNLVNIFTKYFFVHYGYNKGVDLIEQSKNSNIIQRISNLANVVGVMVLGSLIATTVKVSTPLLIEVGEQSIKVQDMFDKVMPNLLTILFALGVFYLVKKFQGKYTVSLIIAVMVIGVIFSMLGILH, from the coding sequence ATGAATAACGAAAAGAAAATTACCAAAAAAGATCTAAATAGTGTCTTTTGGCGTATACAAACCATACCTTTTTCTTTTAATTATGAAAAATTACAAACCATCGGTTTTGCGCATTGCATGATCCCTATTTTAGATCGACTTTATAAAGATGCGGATAAAGAAACACGCATCCGTGCGATGAAACGTCACTTTGAGTTTTTTAACACCCAAGTTAACGCTGGTGCATTAGTATTAGGTGTAACTGCTGCAATGGAGGAAAAAACCACAGAAGAAGAAAAAGATGCAGTAATTTCTTTAAAAGCTGGATTAATGGGACCTTTTGCTGGATTAGGCGATAGCTTATTAAAATTCACTTGGATGCCAATTTGCGGGAGTATCGGTGCTGCTTTTGCTTTACAAGGTAATGTGATTGGACCGATATTGATGTTCTTTATTTATAACTTAGTCAATATTTTCACCAAATATTTCTTTGTTCATTATGGCTATAATAAAGGAGTTGATCTAATTGAACAATCTAAAAATTCAAATATTATTCAAAGAATTAGTAATTTAGCCAATGTTGTGGGTGTTATGGTGCTCGGTTCCTTAATTGCCACGACTGTAAAAGTTTCAACGCCCCTATTAATAGAAGTTGGTGAACAATCAATCAAAGTGCAAGATATGTTCGATAAAGTCATGCCAAATTTATTAACTATCCTTTTTGCTTTGGGGGTGTTTTATTTAGTCAAAAAATTCCAAGGGAAATATACCGTTTCATTAATTATAGCGGTAATGGTAATTGGAGTCATTTTTTCGATGTTGGGTATATTACATTAA
- a CDS encoding PTS mannose/fructose/sorbose/N-acetylgalactosamine transporter subunit IIC produces the protein MLTQAILVAIWAGICSLDDVGPQMLRRPLLTGTIAGIIMGDLVQGLAISATLELMWMGIGNVGAYSAPDIVAGSIIGVSLGIATEGGIAAGVALALPVSILCQQLLIIWRSFACFLNPLAEKSIQNGSYKGLVKVHYFSTPVWFLIRAVPCFLAIYFGSDLIKTILDAIPKDIITGMGVASKLIPAVGICILLLMLLKGTMWFFFLLGFVLTSYLKLPIIPITFIALAFAVLYDMAFMAGKKNENSNGNTEDKSTVNNNSAVEEEYDL, from the coding sequence ATGTTAACACAGGCTATTCTTGTCGCCATTTGGGCGGGAATCTGTTCATTAGATGATGTTGGTCCACAAATGTTACGTAGACCATTATTAACAGGAACTATAGCTGGCATTATTATGGGCGATCTAGTTCAAGGACTTGCAATAAGTGCCACACTTGAGCTTATGTGGATGGGCATTGGTAATGTGGGAGCTTATTCCGCACCGGATATTGTTGCGGGTTCAATAATTGGCGTATCGTTAGGCATTGCCACTGAAGGAGGAATTGCTGCTGGTGTCGCATTAGCCCTTCCTGTTTCAATACTTTGCCAACAACTATTAATAATTTGGCGATCTTTTGCCTGTTTCTTAAATCCATTGGCTGAAAAAAGTATTCAAAATGGGAGTTATAAAGGATTAGTCAAAGTTCATTACTTTTCTACACCTGTTTGGTTTCTGATTCGTGCTGTACCTTGTTTCTTAGCAATCTATTTTGGTAGTGATCTTATCAAAACTATCTTAGATGCTATTCCAAAAGATATTATTACAGGAATGGGAGTTGCATCAAAATTAATACCTGCTGTGGGTATCTGTATTTTATTACTCATGCTTTTAAAAGGTACCATGTGGTTTTTCTTTTTACTCGGTTTTGTATTAACCAGTTATCTTAAATTACCGATTATCCCAATTACCTTCATTGCACTGGCATTTGCGGTTTTATATGACATGGCGTTTATGGCTGGTAAAAAGAATGAAAATTCAAATGGTAATACAGAGGACAAATCTACAGTGAATAATAATAGTGCAGTTGAAGAGGAGTATGATCTATGA
- a CDS encoding DUF4878 domain-containing protein: MKFFSVFLLALMITACSSQEESPEAAAKEFISAMYKGDIDKVTGLLYFPEEKGASDMISVEGMVKSKMKMAIDQAVDYGKGHGGVDKIECTLVNYTNEEKTEAKVQATTYFKDGTKDEGRGATTLVKVNGKWLIAFKI; encoded by the coding sequence ATGAAATTTTTTAGTGTTTTTTTATTAGCACTTATGATAACAGCATGCTCTTCGCAAGAAGAAAGTCCAGAAGCCGCCGCCAAAGAATTTATTTCTGCTATGTATAAAGGTGATATTGATAAAGTTACTGGTTTGCTTTATTTTCCTGAAGAGAAGGGTGCTTCTGATATGATATCAGTGGAAGGTATGGTAAAAAGCAAAATGAAAATGGCTATAGATCAAGCCGTAGATTATGGCAAAGGGCATGGTGGGGTTGATAAAATTGAATGTACTCTTGTTAACTATACCAATGAAGAAAAAACAGAAGCAAAAGTTCAAGCTACTACTTATTTCAAAGATGGTACTAAAGATGAAGGACGAGGTGCAACAACTCTTGTTAAAGTTAATGGTAAATGGCTAATAGCATTTAAAATTTAA
- the ydiJ gene encoding D-2-hydroxyglutarate dehydrogenase YdiJ, with translation MIPRLSNSPQLDEVTKTYLNTLKDSGFTGDIASDYASCLTMATDNSIYQLMPQAILFPRSTEDIQLITHLANQDTFQTLKFTPRGGGTGTNGQSLNRGIVVDLSRYMNRILAVNIEEGWVKVEAGVIKDQLNEYLKQYDYFFAPELSTSNRATIGGMINTDASGQGSMVYGKTSDHVLSVKAVLINGEILETSKKSIAEVENIANNSISYRTTYEYCKNHRQLILNKFPKLNRFLTGYDLKNVFNDNLTEFDLTRILTGSEGSLAFITEAKLNIIPKPKYRFLMNIKYDSFQSALSNAPFLVKAEALSVETVDSKVLGLAKEDIIWQSIKELITNVSGHDMQGINIVEFAGNDYELTKGKLDNLSKQIDKLMMNHCLGIIGYQTCENLDEIEKIYAMRKKAVGLLGNAKGTRKPIPFVEDTCVPPEHLADYITEFRALLDSYHLTYGMFGHVDSGVLHVRPALDMCDPEQEKLMKTISDQVVGLTAKYGGLLWGEHGKGFRSEYSPAFFGEELYQGLRTIKTAFDPHNRLNPGKICPPLGVDDGMLSVNSTTRGFYDRQIPLSIKEVFHGATECNGNGLCFNFDVNSPMCPSMKLSGNRVYSPKGRATLVREWLRLMIESGVTEQELNSLLPTKHSTLVAFAKKIANTVKAKFGEYDFSHDVKDSMNHCLSCKACSTQCPIKIDVPDFKARFLQLYHTRYLRPVRDYLVGNIESYLPLMAKAPRFFNFFMKMPVTEYITNKTVGMASLPMLSVPTLKKQLVGHNSANIKLEQLQKFSEQERSQYVLVVQDPFTSYYDAKVVYDFVCLIETLGYKPVVLPFVPNGKAQHIKGFLKQFAKTAHTASQVLSQIAQLGIPMVGVDPALVLCYRDEYKLILQDKVSDFKVLLSHEWLTNIADHLPNSTQLKTIDREKWYLLGHCSETTQLPASNQQWQQIFKQFGTDLQPIRVGCCGMAGTYGHEVNNLATSKQLYELSWQKALTNYPKERCLTTGYSCRSQVKRFDKFIMKHPIQALLGMIQVNC, from the coding sequence ATGATACCTCGACTATCAAATTCGCCTCAACTTGATGAGGTTACAAAAACATATTTAAATACACTAAAAGATTCTGGCTTTACGGGTGATATAGCAAGTGATTATGCTTCGTGTTTGACGATGGCAACTGATAACAGTATTTATCAGTTAATGCCTCAAGCAATATTGTTTCCTCGTTCAACTGAGGATATCCAATTGATAACGCATTTAGCCAATCAAGACACGTTTCAAACTTTAAAGTTTACGCCACGTGGTGGTGGCACAGGAACAAATGGACAATCTTTAAATCGTGGTATCGTAGTTGATCTTTCTCGTTATATGAATCGAATTTTAGCTGTCAATATTGAAGAGGGCTGGGTCAAAGTTGAAGCCGGAGTGATTAAAGATCAACTTAATGAATATTTAAAACAGTACGATTACTTTTTTGCACCCGAATTATCTACCAGTAATCGAGCCACGATTGGTGGTATGATAAATACCGATGCCTCTGGACAAGGCTCAATGGTTTATGGAAAAACATCCGATCATGTTTTAAGTGTTAAAGCTGTATTAATTAATGGTGAGATCCTTGAAACGAGCAAAAAAAGCATTGCAGAAGTTGAAAATATAGCAAACAATTCAATAAGTTACCGAACTACATATGAATATTGTAAAAATCACCGCCAACTCATTCTAAATAAATTCCCAAAATTAAATCGCTTTTTAACTGGTTATGATTTAAAAAATGTATTTAATGATAATTTAACCGAATTTGACTTAACGCGTATTCTTACTGGTAGTGAAGGTTCATTAGCCTTCATTACCGAAGCTAAATTAAATATTATTCCCAAGCCAAAGTATCGTTTTTTAATGAATATTAAATACGATTCTTTTCAATCCGCATTGTCTAACGCCCCTTTTTTAGTAAAAGCTGAAGCATTGTCTGTTGAAACTGTCGATTCAAAGGTTTTAGGATTGGCTAAAGAAGATATTATTTGGCAATCAATTAAAGAGTTAATTACCAATGTTAGTGGGCATGATATGCAAGGTATCAATATTGTTGAGTTTGCAGGTAACGATTATGAATTGACTAAAGGTAAACTCGATAACTTAAGTAAGCAAATCGATAAACTCATGATGAATCATTGCTTAGGTATCATAGGCTATCAAACGTGTGAAAATTTAGATGAAATTGAAAAGATCTATGCTATGCGAAAAAAAGCGGTTGGATTACTTGGTAATGCTAAAGGAACGCGTAAACCGATTCCTTTTGTTGAAGATACTTGTGTGCCTCCTGAGCATTTAGCGGATTATATAACTGAATTTCGTGCTTTGCTTGATAGTTATCATTTAACTTATGGTATGTTTGGTCATGTTGATTCAGGAGTATTGCATGTTCGCCCAGCTTTGGATATGTGCGATCCTGAACAAGAAAAACTGATGAAAACTATTTCTGATCAAGTTGTCGGTTTAACCGCTAAATATGGCGGACTGCTATGGGGTGAACATGGTAAAGGTTTTCGTAGTGAATATAGTCCTGCTTTTTTTGGTGAAGAGTTATATCAGGGGTTAAGGACAATCAAAACTGCTTTTGACCCTCATAATCGTTTAAATCCAGGAAAAATTTGTCCACCTTTAGGTGTTGATGATGGTATGTTATCAGTTAATTCTACTACACGGGGCTTTTATGATCGCCAAATTCCATTGAGTATTAAAGAAGTTTTTCACGGAGCAACTGAATGTAATGGTAATGGCCTCTGTTTCAATTTTGATGTGAATAGTCCCATGTGCCCATCGATGAAGTTATCAGGTAATCGAGTTTATTCGCCAAAAGGTCGAGCAACCTTAGTGCGCGAATGGCTACGTTTAATGATTGAATCAGGTGTGACGGAGCAAGAACTTAATTCGCTATTACCAACAAAACACAGTACTTTAGTTGCCTTTGCTAAAAAAATAGCTAACACCGTCAAAGCAAAATTTGGAGAATATGACTTTTCACATGATGTAAAAGATTCGATGAATCATTGCTTGTCATGTAAAGCGTGTTCAACACAATGTCCAATTAAGATCGATGTGCCAGATTTCAAAGCCCGTTTTTTGCAGCTATATCACACCCGTTATTTAAGGCCAGTGCGTGATTACTTGGTGGGAAATATAGAGTCATACCTACCTTTAATGGCAAAAGCGCCACGCTTTTTTAATTTTTTTATGAAGATGCCCGTCACAGAATATATTACTAATAAAACCGTGGGTATGGCTAGTTTACCTATGTTGTCCGTGCCAACATTAAAAAAACAGTTAGTCGGTCATAATAGTGCGAATATCAAACTTGAACAATTACAAAAATTTTCAGAACAAGAACGTTCGCAATATGTTTTAGTCGTTCAAGATCCTTTTACGAGTTATTATGATGCCAAAGTAGTCTATGATTTTGTCTGCCTAATTGAAACGTTAGGATATAAACCTGTGGTCTTACCATTTGTACCAAACGGTAAAGCTCAACATATAAAAGGTTTTTTAAAGCAATTTGCCAAAACAGCACATACAGCTTCACAAGTATTATCACAAATTGCTCAATTGGGTATACCCATGGTAGGAGTTGATCCCGCATTGGTACTTTGCTATCGAGATGAATATAAACTTATACTTCAAGATAAAGTCAGTGATTTTAAAGTATTACTTTCACATGAATGGTTAACTAATATAGCTGACCATCTACCAAACAGCACGCAATTAAAAACAATAGATAGAGAAAAATGGTACTTGCTTGGGCATTGTAGCGAAACGACGCAATTACCTGCTAGTAATCAGCAGTGGCAACAGATTTTTAAACAGTTTGGCACTGACTTACAACCAATTCGAGTAGGGTGTTGTGGTATGGCGGGTACTTATGGACATGAGGTTAATAATCTTGCTACATCAAAACAGTTGTATGAGTTATCTTGGCAAAAAGCATTGACCAACTATCCAAAAGAACGTTGTTTGACAACTGGGTATTCTTGTCGTAGTCAGGTTAAACGATTTGATAAATTTATTATGAAACATCCGATCCAAGCATTACTAGGAATGATTCAAGTGAATTGTTAA
- a CDS encoding PTS sugar transporter subunit IIA, with amino-acid sequence MEQQLPIILASHGPFAQGALECAQMLMGQQQDIKVISVLVDSNIDNLRQQMSESYQSLNKGDGVIILVDIMGGTPCNLAGELLIQHSDVLLFSGFNIPVLLEVLNNREGSLNDVKAAIEEVFPQSCVDVAQVLNSQREQSTDL; translated from the coding sequence ATGGAACAACAATTACCCATTATTTTAGCCAGTCATGGGCCTTTTGCTCAAGGTGCGCTTGAGTGTGCGCAGATGCTTATGGGACAACAACAAGATATCAAAGTAATATCGGTTTTAGTGGATAGCAATATCGATAATCTACGCCAGCAGATGTCTGAAAGTTATCAGAGTCTGAATAAAGGTGACGGTGTCATTATTCTCGTTGATATTATGGGTGGTACACCGTGTAATCTTGCCGGTGAATTATTAATACAACATAGTGATGTATTGCTATTTAGTGGGTTTAATATTCCTGTATTGCTTGAAGTTTTAAATAATCGAGAAGGATCACTTAACGACGTTAAAGCTGCCATTGAAGAAGTTTTTCCGCAAAGCTGTGTTGACGTTGCACAAGTACTAAATTCTCAACGTGAACAATCTACTGATTTGTAA
- the truC gene encoding tRNA pseudouridine(65) synthase TruC has product MFEILYQDNDLIAINKPSGWLVHRSWLDKHETVVVMQTLRDQIGQHVFPVHRLDRPTSGVLLFALSSEIARLMSEQFATKQIEKTYHAIVRGYVEGEATIDYPLVEELDKIADKFSDNNKPAQDAVTTYRGISKIEIPIKVGKFDTARYSFVELKPKTGRKHQLRRHMKHIFHPILGDSKHGDLHQNRAFAEFFSIKRLMLHASKLQITHPINHDPIIIEANLDQQWQDILLKFI; this is encoded by the coding sequence GTGTTTGAAATCCTATATCAAGATAATGACTTAATTGCTATAAACAAGCCAAGTGGTTGGCTTGTGCATCGCAGTTGGTTAGATAAACATGAAACTGTGGTGGTGATGCAAACGTTGCGTGATCAAATTGGTCAACATGTGTTTCCAGTACATAGGCTTGATAGACCTACTTCTGGTGTATTACTCTTTGCACTATCGAGTGAAATTGCTCGTTTAATGTCTGAACAGTTTGCTACAAAGCAGATTGAAAAAACATATCATGCCATTGTGCGTGGTTATGTTGAAGGTGAAGCCACCATTGATTATCCATTAGTTGAAGAGCTTGATAAAATCGCGGATAAATTTTCTGACAATAATAAACCTGCTCAAGACGCAGTAACTACTTATCGAGGGATTAGTAAAATTGAAATCCCAATAAAAGTGGGCAAATTTGATACCGCCCGATATAGCTTTGTTGAATTAAAACCTAAAACTGGCCGTAAACATCAGTTACGTCGACATATGAAACACATTTTCCATCCTATCTTAGGCGACAGTAAACATGGCGATTTACATCAAAATCGTGCATTTGCCGAGTTCTTCTCTATAAAGCGACTGATGTTGCATGCGAGCAAGTTACAAATCACTCATCCAATTAATCATGATCCAATTATCATAGAAGCTAATTTAGATCAGCAATGGCAAGATATCCTCTTGAAATTTATTTAA
- the recR gene encoding recombination mediator RecR encodes MQISPLLDSLMEALRCLPGVGPKSAQRMAFHLLQRNRQGGIKLAHELHEAMINIGHCNECRTFTEQETCTICTNVRRQSSGQLCVVETPADIVAIEQTGQYSGRYFVLLGHLSPLDGIGPSDIGLDLLKKKLASEAINEVILATNPTVEGDATANYIAQMCGEFNVVATRIAHGVPVGGELEMVDGTTLSHSFVGRQKIEF; translated from the coding sequence ATGCAAATTAGCCCATTATTAGACTCCCTTATGGAAGCACTACGCTGTTTACCTGGGGTTGGACCCAAATCCGCACAAAGAATGGCCTTTCATTTATTACAACGCAATCGTCAAGGTGGTATTAAATTAGCTCATGAACTTCATGAAGCGATGATTAATATTGGTCATTGTAATGAATGTCGAACCTTTACTGAACAAGAAACCTGTACGATTTGTACCAATGTTCGACGTCAAAGCAGTGGACAACTTTGTGTGGTTGAAACACCTGCAGATATTGTTGCTATTGAGCAAACAGGTCAGTATAGTGGACGTTACTTTGTTTTGTTAGGGCACCTATCACCATTAGATGGCATTGGTCCTAGTGATATAGGGCTAGATTTATTGAAAAAAAAATTAGCGTCAGAAGCGATTAACGAAGTGATTTTGGCTACTAACCCGACTGTTGAAGGTGATGCTACAGCTAATTATATCGCGCAAATGTGTGGTGAATTTAACGTTGTGGCAACAAGAATTGCTCATGGCGTACCTGTTGGCGGTGAGCTTGAAATGGTTGATGGTACAACTTTATCACACTCATTTGTTGGTCGCCAAAAAATTGAATTTTAA
- a CDS encoding PTS system mannose/fructose/N-acetylgalactosamine-transporter subunit IIB, which translates to MPINVARIDDRLIHGQVITTWVKNYNIEQVLVINDKVANDKVQQSVLTMSAPPELKVLVFGVQQFIEILKKTPIKKRTMLLFTNSIDVDALVTGGLELEKLNVGGMRMQEGRHQLSRAVSVTPEEEQAFKNLIEKNVVVEVQMVPKDPVVLLKTLIN; encoded by the coding sequence ATGCCAATTAATGTAGCTAGAATTGACGATCGTCTTATTCATGGACAAGTTATCACCACTTGGGTAAAAAATTATAATATTGAACAAGTCCTAGTAATTAACGATAAAGTTGCCAACGATAAAGTTCAACAATCGGTATTAACCATGTCTGCCCCACCTGAATTAAAAGTTTTAGTATTTGGCGTTCAACAATTTATTGAAATTCTCAAAAAAACACCTATCAAAAAACGCACTATGTTGTTATTTACCAACAGTATTGATGTCGATGCTCTTGTAACAGGAGGATTAGAGCTAGAAAAACTCAACGTTGGAGGAATGCGTATGCAGGAAGGACGTCATCAATTATCACGGGCTGTTTCTGTCACGCCTGAAGAAGAACAAGCATTCAAAAATCTGATTGAAAAAAATGTGGTTGTTGAGGTTCAAATGGTTCCCAAAGATCCTGTTGTTTTACTCAAAACACTAATTAATTAG
- a CDS encoding pyridoxal phosphatase, whose amino-acid sequence MKYKAVAFDMDGTLLTTDRLLLPETVEMIKKISSKGVKVILVSGRHHSAIYPYYYQLQLSTPAICCNGTYLYDFEKQQSLAAKPMTKDQARTLLNLVHQFGINTLIYTDRMMTYEVLDDHLEGFFKWVHSLPDFLQPKIGKVESFENIIEEAKAVYKFATSSDNIPLLKEFSKSVDALGCFSCEWSWFNRADVAIKGNTKGNGLSHWADLENIKLSEIVAFGDSYNDISMLSIAGLGIAMGNADEEVKAQANYAIGDNNSPSIAAELEKLFL is encoded by the coding sequence ATGAAGTATAAAGCTGTTGCGTTCGATATGGATGGTACATTATTAACAACTGATCGGCTTTTATTACCTGAAACCGTCGAAATGATAAAAAAAATCAGTTCGAAAGGAGTTAAAGTTATATTAGTATCTGGTCGCCACCATAGTGCTATTTATCCTTATTATTATCAACTTCAATTATCAACACCCGCGATCTGTTGTAATGGAACTTATCTATATGATTTCGAAAAGCAACAATCATTAGCGGCCAAACCAATGACCAAAGATCAAGCTAGAACTCTACTTAATTTAGTTCATCAATTTGGTATTAATACCTTAATTTATACCGATAGAATGATGACATATGAAGTGCTTGACGATCATCTTGAAGGATTTTTTAAATGGGTTCATTCATTACCAGATTTTTTACAGCCAAAAATTGGTAAAGTAGAGAGCTTTGAAAACATTATTGAAGAAGCTAAAGCCGTATACAAATTTGCAACCAGTAGTGACAACATTCCTTTGTTAAAAGAATTTTCTAAGTCGGTTGATGCACTAGGTTGTTTTTCATGTGAATGGTCTTGGTTTAACCGTGCTGATGTTGCAATAAAAGGTAATACTAAAGGTAATGGTCTAAGTCATTGGGCTGATCTTGAAAACATCAAATTGAGTGAAATCGTTGCTTTTGGCGATAGCTATAACGATATTAGTATGTTATCAATTGCTGGATTAGGGATTGCGATGGGTAATGCCGATGAAGAAGTCAAAGCTCAAGCCAATTATGCAATAGGTGACAATAATAGTCCGAGTATTGCAGCAGAACTTGAAAAACTGTTTTTATAA